The Flavobacterium marginilacus genome window below encodes:
- a CDS encoding aminotransferase class I/II-fold pyridoxal phosphate-dependent enzyme, producing MQVNEIPNRVFHKDGEEFLYFGGTNYLGVTTLPEFQNILLKSFQKWGTSYGSSRSANIQLEIYKTAEDLLAKQIGTESAVTVSSGMLAGKLALEQLQHTTDLLFHFPSTHPALMHPSSLPLIQNGKLNPFLLDPAVTRIGIVADAIPSLEVTPIDLSVLQSIPSDKEIVLLLDESHSIGVLGNQGQGVLHQYELPNVKQKIIIASLGKALGLSGGIIAGDFQFIDAIKKQQNFIGASGMNPAFLETFVNAQKLYQSQRQQLKDNLNYTAKHLLPNVALTFTKNYPVIYFDQEELLQMLLENNIIPTSFPYPTASGKLSRIVISAHHSLSDLDKMIQHLNIFTQLTSDLEGDMRFVL from the coding sequence ATGCAGGTAAACGAAATTCCAAATAGAGTATTTCATAAAGACGGTGAAGAGTTTCTGTACTTTGGAGGCACTAATTATCTTGGCGTAACCACTCTGCCGGAATTTCAAAATATTCTATTAAAAAGTTTTCAAAAATGGGGAACCAGTTATGGGAGCTCCCGTTCTGCCAATATTCAATTGGAAATTTATAAAACAGCCGAAGATTTATTAGCCAAGCAAATTGGAACAGAATCGGCAGTTACCGTTTCATCAGGCATGCTTGCAGGAAAATTGGCTTTGGAGCAGTTACAGCATACAACCGATTTACTCTTTCATTTTCCGAGCACGCATCCTGCTTTAATGCATCCGTCTTCATTACCGCTTATTCAAAACGGAAAACTGAATCCTTTTCTTCTGGATCCTGCCGTAACTAGAATTGGGATTGTTGCCGATGCTATTCCGTCGCTGGAAGTTACTCCTATTGATTTGAGTGTACTCCAAAGTATTCCGAGTGATAAAGAAATCGTTCTCCTTTTAGATGAATCACACAGTATTGGAGTTCTTGGAAATCAAGGACAAGGAGTACTGCATCAATACGAACTTCCAAACGTAAAGCAGAAAATAATCATTGCATCACTAGGAAAAGCATTAGGACTTTCAGGAGGAATTATTGCAGGTGATTTTCAATTTATCGATGCAATAAAAAAACAGCAGAATTTCATTGGGGCATCAGGAATGAATCCTGCTTTTTTGGAAACTTTTGTAAATGCACAAAAACTATATCAGTCACAGAGACAGCAGCTAAAAGATAATTTAAATTATACTGCCAAACATTTACTGCCTAATGTTGCTTTGACTTTTACGAAAAATTATCCAGTCATTTATTTTGATCAGGAAGAATTACTCCAAATGCTTTTGGAAAACAATATTATTCCAACTTCGTTTCCATACCCAACAGCTTCAGGAAAATTGAGCCGAATTGTAATTAGCGCACATCATTCCCTGTCCGATCTAGACAAAATGATTCAACATCTGAATATTTTCACACAGCTGACTTCAGATTTAGAAGGTGACATGAGATTTGTACTGTAA
- a CDS encoding IS1182 family transposase: MAKVIFKSQSINTPELFPINIFDKISENHLVRLVDKVVNSLDISHILKKYKGGGTSAYHPRMMLKVLFYSYLSNTYSCRKIAKALTENIHFMFISGNSTPDFRTINDFRGKVLKENIKDLFAEVVKMLVEMGYVSLDIQYIDGTKIEAKSNKYTFVWRGSIEKYKEKLEVKINSILSDIENSILSDNQEVNKEELPKKINSEELKEKLSELNKKLKEPNKKITKELEKLQEEHLPKLEKYEKDLVILGNRNSYSKTDPDATFMRMKEDHMKNGQLKPAYNPQISTENQFITNVTIHQTPNDTTTLKSHLEEFEKMYQKQSKTVVADAGYGSEENYEMLENKDITAYVKYNYFHKEQKKKMKDNPFLVQNLFYNIQQDFYVCPMGQRMENIGSGKRTSANGYESQVSYYQAKRCDGCPLRSLCHKAKGNRTIEVNHRLNQLRAQAKELLMSEKGLEHRSKRPIEVEAVFGQLKNNNKFSRFTFTSIEKVEMEFLLMAIGHNFRKMIAKNNDASKTHLKISFRVLNRAIKVEIHFLNTVTEYFFINQPTQNRFLKFAA, from the coding sequence ATGGCTAAAGTAATATTTAAATCGCAATCGATCAATACACCGGAACTTTTTCCGATAAATATTTTTGATAAAATTTCAGAAAACCACCTTGTCCGCTTAGTGGACAAGGTCGTCAATTCATTGGATATAAGCCATATACTTAAAAAATATAAAGGAGGAGGGACCTCGGCTTATCATCCCAGAATGATGCTTAAAGTTTTGTTTTACAGCTATTTGAGCAACACTTATTCCTGCCGAAAAATAGCAAAAGCACTCACCGAGAACATTCATTTTATGTTTATTTCAGGCAACTCAACCCCTGATTTTAGAACCATCAACGATTTTAGAGGAAAGGTTCTAAAAGAAAACATCAAAGATTTATTTGCAGAAGTAGTCAAAATGCTTGTGGAAATGGGCTATGTCAGTCTGGATATCCAATACATCGATGGAACAAAAATTGAAGCCAAATCCAACAAATACACCTTTGTCTGGCGGGGTTCTATAGAGAAATACAAAGAAAAACTCGAAGTAAAAATCAACAGCATCTTATCCGATATCGAAAACAGTATTTTATCAGATAATCAAGAAGTCAACAAGGAAGAATTACCAAAAAAAATAAACTCGGAAGAGCTGAAAGAAAAATTATCAGAACTCAATAAAAAACTCAAAGAGCCCAACAAGAAGATAACCAAAGAGCTTGAAAAGCTTCAGGAAGAGCACCTGCCAAAGCTTGAAAAATACGAAAAAGATTTAGTGATTTTAGGCAATAGAAACTCCTACAGCAAAACAGATCCTGACGCTACCTTTATGAGAATGAAGGAAGACCATATGAAAAACGGACAGTTAAAACCTGCATACAATCCTCAGATTTCTACTGAAAATCAATTCATTACCAATGTAACCATTCATCAGACACCTAACGACACTACGACTTTAAAATCCCATCTGGAGGAATTTGAAAAAATGTATCAAAAACAAAGCAAAACAGTTGTAGCCGATGCTGGTTATGGAAGCGAAGAAAACTACGAAATGCTTGAAAATAAAGATATAACGGCCTATGTAAAGTATAATTATTTTCACAAAGAACAGAAGAAAAAAATGAAGGACAATCCGTTTCTTGTCCAGAATTTGTTCTACAATATACAGCAGGATTTTTATGTGTGTCCAATGGGACAAAGAATGGAAAACATTGGCAGTGGAAAACGGACATCGGCCAACGGATACGAATCACAAGTATCTTATTATCAAGCAAAAAGATGTGATGGATGTCCACTTAGAAGTTTGTGCCATAAAGCCAAAGGAAACAGAACAATAGAAGTAAACCACCGCCTGAACCAATTAAGGGCTCAGGCCAAAGAGCTGCTCATGAGCGAAAAAGGACTCGAACACCGAAGCAAACGCCCAATAGAAGTTGAAGCAGTATTCGGACAGCTAAAAAACAACAATAAATTCAGCCGGTTTACTTTCACAAGCATCGAAAAAGTGGAAATGGAATTTCTATTGATGGCTATCGGGCATAATTTCAGAAAAATGATAGCAAAGAACAATGATGCGTCGAAAACTCATCTAAAAATCTCCTTCAGAGTTCTAAATAGAGCTATAAAAGTCGAAATTCACTTTTTAAATACTGTAACAGAATATTTTTTCATTAATCAACCAACCCAAAATCGATTCCTGAAATTTGCAGCATAA
- a CDS encoding dipeptide epimerase, translating into MKIIIRTFKLQLKHTFTISRESHDVQPTLIVELQSDGFSGFGEATSNPYYNITVESMRANLEAIIPFIESHNDETPEEFWDSASALLKDDMFALCALDMAYNDLYAKKKGKKLYELWGNSPLHNPKTDYTIGIDKIDKMVMKLKEMPWPIYKIKLGTKDDIAIVTELRKHTDARFRIDANCGWTVTETINNAAALKKLGVEFLEQPMKADQWAAHKEVFKHSVLPIVADESCIIEEDVAKCYNHFHGVNVKLVKCGGLTPARRMIAEAKQYGMKTMVGCMTESTVGISAIAHLLPELDYVDMDGALLLSEDIATGVTITDGIVHYADSNGIGASLIKH; encoded by the coding sequence ATGAAAATAATCATCCGCACTTTTAAGCTTCAATTAAAGCATACTTTTACGATTTCGAGAGAATCGCACGATGTACAGCCTACGCTTATTGTAGAACTGCAGAGTGATGGTTTTTCAGGTTTTGGAGAAGCTACTTCAAATCCGTATTATAATATTACAGTAGAAAGCATGAGAGCTAATCTGGAAGCCATTATTCCGTTTATAGAATCTCATAATGATGAAACTCCAGAGGAATTTTGGGACAGTGCTTCGGCTTTATTAAAGGATGATATGTTTGCGTTATGTGCTTTGGATATGGCTTACAATGATTTGTATGCCAAGAAAAAAGGCAAAAAATTATATGAGCTTTGGGGGAATTCTCCTTTGCATAATCCTAAAACCGATTATACTATTGGCATTGACAAAATTGATAAAATGGTAATGAAACTCAAAGAAATGCCGTGGCCAATCTATAAAATTAAGTTGGGAACCAAAGACGACATTGCGATTGTTACCGAATTGCGTAAACATACCGATGCCCGTTTCCGGATTGATGCCAACTGCGGATGGACCGTTACCGAAACGATTAATAATGCTGCTGCTTTGAAAAAATTAGGCGTTGAATTCCTGGAACAGCCGATGAAAGCTGATCAATGGGCTGCGCACAAGGAGGTTTTTAAACACTCGGTTCTGCCAATTGTAGCTGATGAAAGCTGTATTATAGAAGAAGATGTAGCCAAATGCTATAATCATTTCCATGGTGTGAATGTAAAATTAGTAAAATGCGGCGGTCTTACTCCTGCCCGAAGAATGATTGCCGAGGCTAAACAATACGGCATGAAAACGATGGTGGGCTGTATGACAGAATCTACTGTTGGGATTTCGGCCATTGCACATTTATTACCAGAGCTGGATTATGTAGATATGGATGGTGCTTTGCTCCTTTCTGAGGATATTGCGACCGGTGTTACGATTACCGATGGGATTGTTCATTATGCAGATTCGAATGGTATTGGAGCTTCATTAATAAAACACTAA
- a CDS encoding ammonium transporter, whose translation MRKIVLSVILVTILVLSYFSNYFLTSHTTNLSEISKFDTGDIAWMLVASALVLLMTPGLGFFYGGMVGKKNVISTMLQSFMAMIIVTVLWVLIAFGLSFGPSIGGIIGNPVPYIFFQNVGIGSSWKLAPTIPFLLFALFQAKFAIITPAIVTGAFAERIRFWAYLLFMVLFILFVYAPLAHMTWHPDGLLFNFGVLDFAGGTVVHMSAGWAALAGAIFLGKRKSPKPTPARITYVLLGTGLLWFGWFGFNAGSAMGANGLAAQALGTTTVAAAVASMAWVFIDKIMGHKLSAMGACIGAVVGLVTITPAAGFVSMPHAITIGIIGSVISNITVSKFHKFKIDDALDVFACHGVGGMVGMVLTGVFASRDINPAVIDQGLAFGETKLFTHQIIALAGVSLFAFAMSYFLFYIVNKITPLRVSEEKEELGLDITQHGEYL comes from the coding sequence ATGCGAAAAATAGTTTTAAGTGTGATACTTGTCACAATTTTGGTATTATCCTATTTCTCTAATTACTTTTTAACAAGCCATACAACAAATCTTTCCGAAATTTCAAAATTTGATACTGGTGACATTGCATGGATGCTTGTGGCCTCTGCGCTGGTATTATTGATGACACCAGGTTTAGGTTTCTTTTACGGCGGTATGGTCGGCAAAAAAAATGTCATCAGCACGATGCTGCAAAGCTTTATGGCAATGATTATCGTAACTGTTTTATGGGTACTAATCGCATTTGGATTATCTTTTGGCCCCTCAATTGGAGGTATAATCGGAAACCCGGTGCCTTATATCTTTTTTCAGAACGTAGGAATAGGCTCCTCGTGGAAACTTGCCCCTACAATTCCTTTTTTATTATTTGCATTATTTCAGGCTAAATTTGCCATTATAACACCAGCTATCGTAACAGGAGCATTTGCAGAGCGTATCCGTTTTTGGGCTTACCTGTTGTTTATGGTTTTATTTATACTTTTTGTTTACGCTCCATTAGCACACATGACTTGGCATCCAGATGGATTACTGTTTAATTTTGGAGTATTAGATTTTGCCGGAGGAACCGTTGTACACATGAGCGCAGGATGGGCAGCATTAGCCGGCGCTATCTTTCTTGGAAAAAGAAAATCACCAAAACCAACTCCTGCACGTATTACCTATGTATTACTAGGAACTGGTTTATTATGGTTTGGATGGTTTGGATTCAATGCCGGATCAGCAATGGGAGCCAATGGTCTTGCTGCACAGGCACTGGGAACAACAACCGTTGCTGCTGCAGTCGCTTCTATGGCCTGGGTATTTATTGATAAAATCATGGGACACAAACTTTCCGCCATGGGCGCTTGTATCGGCGCAGTAGTAGGACTAGTAACCATCACGCCAGCCGCAGGATTTGTAAGCATGCCTCATGCAATAACAATAGGAATTATAGGAAGTGTTATAAGCAATATAACTGTCAGCAAATTTCACAAATTCAAAATTGACGATGCATTAGATGTATTTGCCTGTCATGGTGTAGGCGGAATGGTCGGCATGGTACTAACCGGAGTATTTGCTTCTAGAGACATCAATCCTGCTGTTATCGATCAAGGCCTTGCTTTTGGCGAAACTAAATTATTCACACACCAGATAATTGCCTTAGCAGGAGTTTCATTATTCGCTTTTGCAATGTCTTATTTCCTTTTCTATATTGTAAACAAAATCACTCCTCTAAGGGTATCCGAAGAAAAAGAAGAACTTGGACTGGATATTACACAGCACGGAGAATACCTATAA